One Synergistaceae bacterium DNA window includes the following coding sequences:
- the galE gene encoding UDP-glucose 4-epimerase GalE: MRVLITGGAGYIGSHTNRLLAQKGIDTVIIDDLSDGHREAVISGRLVTGNFGDRDFVDGILSGEKFDAVIHFAAFASVPDSVIRPARYYRNNVTNMQTLLDSCVEHRVKHIIFISSASTFGEPEYTPMDESHPQKPINPYGMTKLIGEKMLADYERAYGLKFCAFRYFCAAGASKDGLIGEAHNPETHLIPVMMKAAMNGRAFQVFGNDYDTRDGSCIRDFIHVDDIAEAHILGLQYLNDGGKSEAFNLGSSEGFTVLEMVKALHDVSGLDIPYEIAGRREGDPAVLVASSGKAKSILHWEATHSGIHEILRDAWNWENHRRY; this comes from the coding sequence ATGAGAGTACTAATCACAGGCGGAGCAGGCTATATTGGGAGCCACACAAACAGATTATTAGCACAGAAAGGAATCGACACGGTAATAATTGATGACCTCTCAGACGGACACAGGGAGGCTGTAATTTCAGGGAGGCTTGTTACTGGGAATTTCGGCGACAGGGATTTTGTTGACGGGATTTTGAGCGGTGAAAAATTTGACGCTGTTATACATTTCGCGGCATTCGCGTCAGTGCCGGACTCAGTGATTCGCCCCGCAAGGTATTACCGAAACAACGTAACGAACATGCAGACATTGTTAGACTCATGCGTTGAACACAGAGTGAAGCATATAATATTCATCTCGTCGGCCTCTACATTCGGTGAGCCTGAATATACCCCGATGGACGAGTCGCACCCGCAGAAGCCCATAAACCCCTACGGTATGACGAAATTAATCGGCGAGAAAATGTTAGCGGACTATGAGCGGGCATACGGCCTGAAATTCTGCGCGTTCAGATATTTCTGCGCGGCGGGAGCGTCAAAGGACGGACTCATAGGCGAGGCGCATAACCCGGAGACGCATTTAATCCCCGTGATGATGAAGGCGGCCATGAACGGCAGGGCGTTTCAGGTTTTCGGGAATGACTATGATACGAGGGACGGCAGCTGCATACGCGATTTCATTCATGTTGACGACATAGCAGAGGCTCATATTCTCGGCTTGCAGTATCTCAATGACGGCGGAAAATCTGAGGCGTTCAACCTGGGAAGCAGCGAGGGCTTTACGGTTCTCGAAATGGTGAAGGCACTTCATGATGTCAGCGGGCTTGATATTCCGTATGAGATTGCCGGGCGACGCGAGGGGGATCCGGCTGTCCTTGTTGCCTCAAGCGGGAAGGCAAAAAGTATTCTTCACTGGGAAGCGACTCACAGCGGGATTCACGAAATACTCCGGGACGCATGGAACTGGGAAAATCACAGGAGGTACTAG
- a CDS encoding GHMP kinase, whose product MIITKTPLRASFTGGGTDIADFYANHGGGAVVSSAINKYMYITVNPKFDSKIRISYSKTEIVDTVDELNHEIAKAALKMAGIKGGIEITSIADIPAGTGLGSSSTFTVGLLNALYTYAGRVLSPAEMAEKACQIEIDILGHPIGKQDQYAAAFGGLNHFAFNPDGTVSRTQIVLSDSDRRMMSSKLMFFYTGITRSADNILSEQKANIPDKAKILVKMKLQADSMRNRLMTEGFTKEFGMMLHKSWLYKKNLASNVTDSQISEYYDKALEAGAVGGKILGAGGGGFLLFYCDEWLQPNVEEALGLRRMDFRFTKNGSRVIFSS is encoded by the coding sequence ATGATAATCACAAAAACACCCCTGCGGGCCAGTTTCACAGGCGGAGGGACTGACATAGCGGACTTCTACGCCAATCACGGCGGCGGCGCGGTTGTGTCGTCAGCAATAAACAAGTATATGTATATCACGGTAAATCCGAAATTCGACAGCAAGATTCGTATCAGCTACTCGAAAACAGAAATTGTTGATACGGTTGACGAACTGAATCACGAAATCGCCAAGGCAGCCCTAAAGATGGCAGGGATAAAAGGCGGGATCGAAATCACATCAATAGCCGACATTCCCGCCGGGACGGGGCTGGGTTCGTCAAGCACATTCACCGTAGGACTCCTCAACGCGCTTTACACTTACGCGGGAAGGGTATTATCCCCGGCAGAGATGGCCGAGAAAGCATGTCAGATCGAGATTGACATTCTCGGACACCCAATCGGCAAGCAGGATCAATACGCGGCGGCTTTCGGCGGACTAAATCATTTTGCGTTCAACCCGGACGGCACTGTCTCGCGGACTCAAATCGTCCTCAGCGACTCAGACAGGCGCATGATGTCAAGCAAATTGATGTTCTTCTACACGGGAATAACCCGGAGTGCAGACAATATTCTCAGCGAACAGAAAGCAAATATTCCCGACAAGGCCAAAATTTTAGTGAAAATGAAACTTCAAGCCGACTCAATGCGTAACAGGCTCATGACAGAGGGCTTCACAAAGGAGTTCGGGATGATGCTGCACAAAAGCTGGCTGTACAAAAAGAATCTTGCCTCCAACGTAACAGACTCGCAAATTTCAGAATACTATGATAAAGCATTAGAGGCAGGCGCAGTCGGAGGAAAAATTTTAGGCGCGGGGGGCGGAGGATTCTTGCTGTTCTACTGCGATGAATGGTTACAGCCGAATGTTGAGGAAGCACTCGGACTTAGGCGAATGGATTTCAGGTTCACGAAAAACGGAAGCAGGGTAATTTTCTCAAGCTGA
- a CDS encoding HAD family hydrolase — MRQIPMIFLDRDGVINKPAKPHEYITTWPDFVILPGVYEALRLLRESGCKIFIVTNQRCISRGIASREDIDALHERMTEDFARNDCFVDGIFVCPHGDDDNCDCRKPKPGLLIQAQKYLEETHGVTVDKSRSWMIGDSKTDEQAGINYGVNTVLIGGKSSAEIDGMRHISADDILDSARKILEGRN, encoded by the coding sequence ATGAGACAAATACCGATGATATTTCTTGACCGCGACGGCGTAATCAACAAGCCCGCAAAGCCGCACGAGTATATTACGACATGGCCGGATTTTGTGATTTTGCCGGGAGTCTATGAGGCACTGAGACTCCTGCGCGAATCCGGCTGTAAGATTTTTATCGTAACGAATCAGCGGTGCATATCACGGGGGATTGCCAGCCGTGAAGATATTGACGCTCTGCACGAACGAATGACGGAAGATTTTGCGCGTAATGATTGCTTTGTTGACGGGATATTTGTCTGCCCACACGGTGATGATGACAACTGCGACTGCCGGAAGCCCAAGCCGGGGCTATTGATACAGGCGCAGAAATATCTTGAGGAGACTCACGGCGTTACGGTCGACAAGAGTCGTTCATGGATGATCGGAGACTCGAAAACTGACGAGCAGGCCGGAATAAATTACGGTGTCAACACTGTGTTAATCGGCGGCAAATCTTCAGCGGAAATTGACGGTATGAGGCACATATCAGCGGATGACATATTAGACTCAGCGCGGAAAATTCTTGAAGGGAGGAATTAG